One Rhodothermales bacterium genomic window carries:
- a CDS encoding 3-deoxy-7-phosphoheptulonate synthase — MVVVMQAGVEEELIEAVIGRLSRFGFDVHRSSGVHQTVLGAIGVRPDFDLRQVQVLEGVAEVYRVTDPYKIASRTWRRSDTVIEVNGIPIGSDRVAVMAGPRVFESEEQLEQVATLLVSEGVRFLRTSLLRPKKAAHTPQWPADDRVDLIRAIASRHGLSLVLEVADQALVEKAADAADIFLVAAQGMQNDVLLSEVARTGKPVILQRGLAARIEDWLMGAEKILTQNNARVMLCEGGIRTFEPYTRHTLDLSSIPVVQSKSHLPVLADPSHGIGLRNKVTPMARAAVAAGAHGVLIDIHPDPQSALRDGPQALFFEQFVELMQQIRLIAEAVGRTVASPAGR, encoded by the coding sequence ATGGTCGTAGTCATGCAAGCCGGTGTGGAAGAGGAGCTGATCGAGGCCGTCATCGGGCGGCTGAGTCGGTTCGGGTTCGATGTGCATCGATCGAGCGGCGTGCATCAGACGGTGCTGGGCGCGATCGGTGTGCGGCCTGATTTCGATCTGCGTCAGGTGCAGGTGCTGGAGGGGGTGGCCGAGGTGTATCGGGTCACCGATCCCTACAAGATCGCCAGCCGGACCTGGCGGCGCAGCGATACGGTAATCGAGGTGAACGGCATTCCGATCGGGAGCGACCGGGTCGCGGTGATGGCCGGACCGCGGGTGTTCGAGTCGGAGGAACAACTGGAGCAGGTGGCCACCCTGCTGGTGTCGGAGGGCGTGCGGTTTCTGCGGACGAGTCTGTTGCGCCCGAAGAAGGCCGCGCACACGCCGCAGTGGCCGGCGGACGATCGGGTCGATCTAATCCGCGCCATCGCAAGCCGGCATGGCCTCAGCCTCGTGCTCGAGGTGGCCGACCAGGCGCTGGTCGAAAAGGCCGCCGACGCGGCGGACATTTTCCTCGTGGCGGCGCAGGGCATGCAGAACGACGTGCTGCTGTCGGAGGTGGCGCGGACCGGCAAGCCGGTGATCCTGCAGCGCGGCCTCGCCGCCCGGATCGAGGACTGGCTGATGGGGGCTGAAAAAATCTTGACCCAGAACAACGCCCGCGTCATGCTCTGCGAGGGCGGCATCCGGACGTTCGAGCCGTACACGCGGCATACGCTCGATCTGTCCTCGATCCCTGTGGTGCAGTCCAAGAGCCACCTTCCCGTCCTCGCCGATCCGAGCCACGGCATCGGGCTCCGCAACAAGGTGACGCCGATGGCGCGCGCGGCCGTCGCCGCCGGCGCGCACGGGGTCTTGATCGACATCCACCCCGACCCGCAATCGGCGCTGCGCGACGGTCCCCAGGCGCTCTTTTTCGAGCAGTTCGTCGAACTCATGCAGCAGATCCGGCTCATCGCGGAAGCCGTGGGGCGGACGGTCGCCTCGCCCGCCGGCCGCTGA
- a CDS encoding OstA-like protein produces the protein MRLHWILATIATAALWGAAGGAGARAQGLTPRDSTEKQVQILNTDRLSRGNVGDDPVQILEGHVRLVQDSTRLWANRVIRYLERDRVVLTGRVMIVERGDSLRADSIVYNTRIKEGRATGNVWLTDGDVDVYAPSAWYYANEKRTVFDRDVRLVDSLTVLRSKGGEYFSDEKRAEFYHDVVLDEDRTHLEADSVTYFRETEISIGRGRVFVQRIGGGEGVSESDSLSQSYLFGDYAFNDNRNGISNIVGDALLAQFRRDSTGVDTDTLLMRATRLDVFRKDSLQRLIAVDSVRVWQRKFAAVADSSVYDRIALEGRPLRESNRFYEEPMAWYQFYQITGDSLRATATAGSIDSLLVRGNAFAAQEDTTIERIHQLRGENLMGLFREDSLQSLRVWPQAEAIYYRSNDTGGVDGAVRASGDTILLQFANNELKLFKALSGTQNVMYPVALIPSPFELQGFRWQPERRPAMERLLDPERKTRLDAFRAAAGERDEP, from the coding sequence ATGAGGCTGCACTGGATACTGGCAACGATCGCGACGGCGGCGCTCTGGGGGGCAGCCGGCGGGGCCGGCGCGCGGGCGCAGGGCCTTACGCCGCGCGATTCCACGGAGAAACAGGTCCAGATCCTCAACACCGACCGCCTCTCGCGCGGCAACGTCGGCGACGACCCGGTGCAGATCCTCGAAGGCCATGTGCGGCTCGTCCAGGACAGCACCCGCCTCTGGGCCAATCGGGTCATCCGCTATCTGGAACGGGACCGGGTGGTCCTCACCGGACGCGTGATGATCGTCGAACGCGGCGACTCGCTGAGGGCGGACAGCATAGTCTACAACACCCGCATCAAGGAAGGGCGCGCCACCGGCAACGTCTGGCTCACCGATGGCGATGTCGACGTCTACGCGCCGTCTGCCTGGTACTACGCGAACGAAAAGCGCACGGTGTTCGACCGCGACGTGCGGCTGGTGGACAGCCTCACCGTGCTTCGCAGCAAGGGCGGCGAATACTTCTCGGACGAGAAACGCGCCGAGTTTTATCACGACGTGGTGCTGGACGAAGATCGGACCCACCTCGAGGCCGACTCCGTCACCTATTTCCGGGAGACCGAAATCTCCATCGGGCGTGGGCGCGTCTTCGTGCAGCGCATCGGCGGAGGCGAGGGCGTGTCCGAATCCGATTCCCTCTCGCAGTCCTACCTTTTCGGCGACTACGCCTTCAACGACAACCGGAACGGGATCAGCAACATCGTCGGCGACGCCCTGCTTGCCCAGTTCCGGCGGGATTCGACGGGCGTCGACACGGACACGCTGCTGATGCGCGCCACGCGGCTGGATGTGTTCCGGAAAGACTCGCTCCAGCGTCTGATCGCCGTGGATTCCGTCCGGGTATGGCAGCGCAAGTTCGCGGCGGTGGCGGATTCGTCGGTGTACGACCGGATCGCGCTGGAAGGGAGGCCCTTGCGCGAGTCGAACCGGTTCTACGAGGAGCCGATGGCCTGGTACCAGTTCTACCAGATCACGGGCGACAGCCTGCGGGCCACGGCGACCGCCGGCTCCATCGATTCCCTCCTCGTGCGGGGCAACGCCTTTGCCGCGCAGGAGGATACGACGATCGAGCGCATCCACCAGTTGCGCGGCGAAAACCTGATGGGGCTGTTTCGGGAGGATTCCCTCCAGAGCCTGAGGGTCTGGCCCCAGGCCGAGGCGATCTACTACCGCAGCAACGACACCGGCGGGGTCGATGGCGCGGTCCGCGCGTCGGGCGATACGATTTTGCTTCAGTTTGCCAACAATGAGCTGAAATTATTCAAGGCATTGTCCGGAACGCAGAACGTGATGTATCCCGTTGCGTTGATTCCCTCTCCGTTCGAGCTGCAGGGCTTCCGCTGGCAGCCCGAACGCCGGCCGGCGATGGAACGGCTGCTCGATCCGGAGCGCAAGACGCGGCTCGACGCGTTCCGCGCCGCGGCCGGTGAGCGCGACGAACCGTGA
- a CDS encoding ABC transporter permease subunit → MHETWTLTKRELHAYFDSPAAYVVLSVFLLFTGWFFSNPLFIENVASLRTLFEFAPFIFLFFVPAITMSLFAEERRAGTLELLLTMPIRDWQIIVGKLLAATVLLMAALALTFVYAITLSILGDLDFGATAGGYLGLLLFGMSCASIGLLASSLTRNQIVAFILGFAIIFVLYMLDKVTLFVPQSLAGIFQYLSLDYHYKNLLRGVIDTRDILYYLSVTGFACVLTAYNLARRPE, encoded by the coding sequence ATGCATGAAACCTGGACCCTGACGAAGCGCGAGTTGCACGCCTATTTCGACAGCCCGGCGGCGTACGTCGTGCTGAGCGTGTTTCTCCTGTTCACCGGCTGGTTCTTCAGCAACCCGCTGTTTATCGAAAACGTCGCGTCCCTGCGTACGTTGTTCGAGTTCGCCCCGTTCATCTTCCTCTTTTTCGTGCCGGCGATCACCATGTCGCTCTTCGCCGAGGAGCGCCGCGCCGGCACGCTCGAGCTGCTGCTCACGATGCCCATCCGCGACTGGCAGATCATCGTCGGCAAGCTGCTCGCCGCGACGGTGCTGCTCATGGCCGCCCTCGCGTTGACCTTCGTATACGCCATCACACTCTCCATCCTGGGCGACCTCGACTTCGGGGCCACTGCCGGCGGCTACCTCGGCCTCCTGCTCTTCGGGATGTCGTGCGCGTCGATCGGGCTCCTCGCGTCCAGCCTGACGCGGAATCAGATCGTGGCGTTCATCCTCGGATTCGCCATCATTTTCGTGCTGTACATGCTGGATAAGGTGACGCTGTTCGTCCCCCAGTCGCTCGCCGGCATATTCCAGTATCTCAGCCTGGATTACCACTACAAAAACCTGCTGCGCGGAGTCATCGACACGCGCGACATCCTGTACTACCTGTCGGTTACGGGATTCGCCTGTGTGCTGACGGCCTACAACCTGGCCCGCCGGCCCGAATGA
- the lptC gene encoding LPS export ABC transporter periplasmic protein LptC — MVYFVTAGCRPVGSEVPTREEIQLDQRPAQESWGARFSVAEGERPRVTILAGYMAKIEQADSTYLLLRTDESAPEERVTAFLFDEAGDSSAVLVADILYYYETERRFESRGNVIVDTYDNKRLETEHLVWDETDRKVTTPGFVRITTPKEQVQGYELDADEDLEHYTLSRVTGQVLVEEQ, encoded by the coding sequence ATGGTGTATTTCGTTACGGCCGGCTGCCGCCCCGTAGGGAGCGAGGTGCCGACGCGGGAAGAAATTCAGCTGGATCAGCGTCCGGCGCAGGAAAGTTGGGGGGCCCGATTCAGCGTGGCGGAAGGGGAGCGGCCGCGCGTGACCATCCTCGCCGGCTACATGGCGAAGATCGAACAGGCGGACAGCACCTACCTGCTGCTGCGCACGGACGAGTCGGCCCCGGAGGAGCGCGTCACGGCGTTTTTGTTCGACGAGGCCGGCGACTCCTCGGCCGTGCTCGTGGCGGACATCCTCTATTATTACGAGACGGAGCGCCGGTTCGAGTCGCGCGGCAACGTGATCGTGGACACCTACGACAACAAGCGGCTGGAAACCGAGCATCTCGTGTGGGACGAGACCGACCGCAAGGTCACGACGCCGGGCTTCGTCCGCATCACCACCCCGAAAGAGCAGGTCCAGGGATACGAGCTGGACGCGGACGAGGATCTGGAGCATTACACGCTGTCGCGGGTTACGGGGCAGGTACTGGTCGAGGAGCAATAG
- a CDS encoding SIS domain-containing protein gives MRTASSSARAGRRGTPASWANTSSSAGRIPVEVEYASELRYRDPILRQGDIVLVISQSGETADTLAAVRERSPEGRPGARDLQRGRLDHRARDGRRCVPPCGAKSAWRRRRRSPRRCSC, from the coding sequence ATGCGAACCGCATCATCATCTGCGCGTGCGGGACGTCGTGGCACGCCGGCCTCGTGGGCGAATACCTCATCAAGCGCTGGCCGCATCCCGGTGGAAGTCGAATACGCTAGCGAATTGCGCTACCGCGACCCGATTCTGCGCCAGGGAGACATCGTGCTCGTGATCTCGCAGAGCGGCGAGACGGCCGATACGCTGGCCGCCGTGCGCGAGCGCAGCCCGGAAGGGCGTCCCGGTGCTCGGGATCTGCAACGCGGTCGGCTCGACCATCGCGCGCGAGACGGACGCCGGTGTGTACCTCCATGCGGGGCGAAATCGGCGTGGCGTCGACGAAGGCGTTCACCGCGCAGGTGCTCGTGCTGA
- a CDS encoding STAS domain-containing protein gives MSFKIEPHDQETAVVTVGKTLDFRNAEAFKTACQEHVDAGKHNFILDFTDTGILDSTGLGSIFSLYRKVSPLNGQVVFASISRPVQVVVQLTRTYKVFRQFPTVEDALEALQQGIPSHR, from the coding sequence ATGAGCTTTAAAATCGAGCCTCATGACCAGGAAACGGCGGTCGTAACCGTTGGCAAAACGCTCGACTTTCGTAACGCCGAGGCCTTCAAAACTGCCTGCCAGGAACATGTGGATGCGGGGAAACACAACTTCATCCTCGACTTCACGGACACCGGCATCCTCGACTCGACGGGTCTGGGATCGATCTTCTCCCTGTATCGGAAGGTCTCGCCGCTGAACGGCCAGGTCGTTTTCGCTTCGATCTCCCGCCCCGTGCAGGTGGTCGTTCAACTGACCCGCACGTATAAGGTTTTTCGTCAATTTCCGACGGTCGAGGATGCGCTCGAAGCGCTTCAGCAGGGCATTCCCTCGCATCGGTAG
- a CDS encoding ATP-binding cassette domain-containing protein, translating to MIEVNGLTKTYGSERAVNAISFEVRQGEVLGFLGPNGAGKTTTMKVITCYLPPSEGTVLVDGLDVRKDGLEIRRKIGYLPEHTPLYHDMQVYDYLSFVAAMRGVPAGDRSNRIAQMADVCGLGSVLSKKIDALSKGYRQRVGLAQAMIHNPPIVILDEPTSGLDPNQIVEIRELIKAIGTERTVILSTHILSEVEASCDRVLIINKGSIEADGTPDELRTMYRGAQQIRFGLQHAGADVAPALEAWAKARITGQLVQDGETLFTLSTDLKEDLRPELFRMAVDRGWTLTELHRNQANLEDIFRQLTTTA from the coding sequence ATGATTGAGGTAAACGGACTCACCAAGACGTACGGATCCGAACGCGCGGTGAACGCGATATCGTTCGAGGTCCGTCAGGGAGAGGTGCTTGGCTTTCTCGGGCCGAACGGCGCGGGCAAGACCACGACGATGAAGGTCATCACGTGTTATCTCCCGCCTTCCGAAGGCACCGTCCTCGTGGACGGGCTCGACGTCCGCAAGGACGGTCTCGAAATCCGACGCAAGATCGGCTACCTCCCCGAGCACACGCCGCTATATCACGACATGCAGGTATACGACTACCTGTCGTTTGTCGCGGCGATGCGCGGCGTGCCGGCCGGCGACCGATCGAACCGCATCGCCCAGATGGCCGACGTATGCGGCCTGGGCTCCGTGCTCTCGAAAAAGATCGACGCCCTGTCCAAAGGCTACCGGCAACGGGTGGGCCTTGCCCAGGCGATGATCCACAACCCCCCCATCGTCATCCTCGACGAGCCGACGTCGGGCCTCGACCCCAACCAGATCGTCGAGATCCGGGAGCTCATCAAGGCCATCGGCACAGAGCGGACGGTCATCCTCTCCACCCACATCCTTTCGGAAGTGGAAGCCTCGTGCGATCGCGTGCTCATCATCAACAAGGGCTCGATCGAGGCGGACGGCACGCCGGACGAGCTGCGCACCATGTACCGCGGCGCGCAGCAGATCCGTTTCGGCCTCCAGCACGCCGGCGCGGACGTGGCCCCCGCCCTGGAAGCCTGGGCAAAGGCCCGCATCACGGGCCAGCTCGTTCAGGACGGCGAGACGCTCTTTACCCTGTCCACCGACCTCAAGGAAGACCTCCGGCCCGAACTCTTCCGCATGGCGGTAGACCGGGGCTGGACGCTCACCGAGCTGCACCGCAACCAGGCCAACCTGGAAGACATCTTCCGTCAGCTCACCACCACGGCCTGA
- a CDS encoding SIS domain-containing protein produces MCNAVGSTIARETDAGVYLHAGRNRRGVDEGVHRAGARAEHDRAQTGGGADAHAGGDGLSPRALAGLPDQVREVLKIDEEIRSLSATYRYATNFLRLGRGYNFPVALEGALKLKEISYIHAEGYPAAEMKHGPIALIDRQMPVVFIALKDGTYDKVISNIEEVVARQGSVIAITEEAITNSTSCASMSSTSRRPSRSSRRSSRRFRCSCYPTTSPSCAATSTSPETWPRA; encoded by the coding sequence ATCTGCAACGCGGTCGGCTCGACCATCGCGCGCGAGACGGACGCCGGTGTGTACCTCCATGCGGGGCGAAATCGGCGTGGCGTCGACGAAGGCGTTCACCGCGCAGGTGCTCGTGCTGAGCATGATCGCGCTCAAACTGGCGGAGGGGCGGACGCTCACGCCGGCGGCGATGGCCTATCACCTCGGGCGCTGGCCGGCCTGCCGGACCAGGTCCGCGAGGTGCTCAAGATCGACGAGGAGATCCGCTCGCTCAGCGCCACGTACCGCTACGCGACGAACTTTTTGCGCCTCGGGCGCGGCTATAATTTCCCCGTCGCGCTCGAAGGCGCGCTCAAGCTGAAGGAGATCTCGTACATCCACGCGGAAGGATATCCGGCGGCGGAAATGAAACACGGGCCGATCGCGCTCATCGACCGGCAAATGCCGGTGGTGTTCATCGCCCTGAAAGACGGGACGTACGACAAGGTCATCTCCAACATCGAGGAGGTGGTGGCCCGCCAGGGCTCGGTCATCGCGATCACCGAGGAGGCAATCACGAACTCGACGAGCTGTGCGAGCATGTCATCCACATCCCGCCGACCGAGCCGTTCCTCTCGCCGATCCTCGCGTCGATTCCGCTGCAGCTGCTATCCTACCACATCGCCGTCCTGCGCGGCAACGTCGACCAGCCCCGAAACCTGGCCAAGAGCGTGA
- a CDS encoding ATP-binding protein has translation MHYFTDLDTLVDDVHGLFERWEEQYSTCEPFSLDTLMAAKLAIHEWVANLKRHATFAVPDPRVGLCVSPSADGLACVVEDNSVGFDLDGYFKKHGSITQVLPESGMGLHWIKSFANNLRYQRAPSGCQQLAFFVPDNNDPSLDILFS, from the coding sequence ATGCACTATTTCACGGACCTGGATACCCTCGTCGATGATGTGCATGGCCTCTTTGAGCGCTGGGAAGAACAGTACTCAACGTGCGAGCCGTTCTCACTGGATACGCTGATGGCCGCCAAGCTGGCCATCCACGAGTGGGTTGCAAATCTGAAGCGTCACGCGACATTCGCCGTACCTGACCCCCGCGTGGGGTTGTGCGTTTCCCCGAGCGCCGACGGCCTCGCCTGTGTCGTGGAGGACAACTCCGTAGGATTCGACCTCGACGGGTACTTCAAAAAACACGGCTCAATCACCCAGGTCCTTCCAGAAAGTGGCATGGGATTGCATTGGATCAAGTCATTCGCGAACAATCTGCGCTACCAGCGGGCCCCGAGCGGCTGCCAGCAGCTGGCGTTTTTTGTACCGGACAATAACGATCCCTCTCTGGACATCCTGTTTTCATGA
- the lptB gene encoding LPS export ABC transporter ATP-binding protein, producing MEEATHMASAGTLVLRARNLVRRYKKREVVSGVSLDVAQGEIVGLLGPNGAGKTTTFYMIVGMVKPHAGQILLGDRDISRVPMYKRARYGIGYLAQEASIFSHLSVEGNLHAVLEFQSLDRKARAYRVDSLIEEFGLERVRKSKGYMLSGGERRRTEIARALASDPRFFLLDEPFAGVDPIAVEDIQSIVAGLKDRGIGVLITDHNVHETLAITDRAYLLYEGRILKQGTAEALASDEEVRKRYLGEKFTLERYK from the coding sequence ATGGAAGAAGCAACACACATGGCATCCGCCGGCACGCTCGTTCTCCGGGCGCGCAACCTGGTCCGCCGCTACAAGAAGCGGGAGGTGGTCTCCGGCGTGAGCCTCGATGTGGCGCAGGGCGAGATCGTCGGGCTGCTGGGGCCGAACGGGGCGGGCAAGACGACGACGTTCTACATGATCGTCGGGATGGTGAAGCCGCACGCCGGCCAGATCCTGCTCGGCGACCGGGATATTTCGCGGGTGCCGATGTACAAGCGGGCGCGCTACGGGATTGGCTATCTGGCGCAGGAAGCGTCGATCTTCAGCCATCTCAGCGTGGAGGGCAACCTGCACGCGGTGCTGGAATTCCAGTCGCTCGACCGGAAGGCGCGGGCGTACCGCGTGGACAGCCTGATCGAGGAGTTCGGGCTCGAACGGGTGCGCAAGTCGAAGGGCTACATGCTGTCGGGCGGAGAGCGCCGGCGCACCGAGATCGCGCGCGCCCTGGCGTCCGATCCGCGCTTTTTTTTGCTGGATGAGCCCTTCGCCGGCGTCGACCCGATCGCGGTGGAGGACATCCAGTCGATCGTCGCCGGCCTGAAGGACCGCGGGATCGGGGTGCTGATCACCGACCACAACGTCCACGAGACCCTGGCGATCACCGACCGCGCCTACCTGCTCTACGAAGGCCGCATTCTGAAACAGGGCACCGCCGAGGCCCTCGCGAGCGACGAAGAAGTGCGAAAACGCTATCTTGGCGAGAAGTTTACCCTGGAGCGGTACAAGTAG
- a CDS encoding GldG family protein, producing the protein MKRDWNTRTALLLIGLILVAVNLVGMNLFGRLDLTDDRVYSLSDASIDIVESLPDPITIKAFFTDNLPAPYSDNRRFLKDKLDDYRAYGGANVQYAFVDPVDDEELQQEAARYRIPPVQIQVFEQDNVQFKNAYMGVAILYGNKREVIPVFEDRATLEYDITSAIRRLTRDALPSIGFLSGHGEPAPAQAMPSFYQQLGRNYERKTITVVDSTGRLSEAPDALFIVAPRDSLPEAHLRAIDTYLMEGGRLAVLLNRVDVIIQAGQAFEHNTALESLLASYGVGLHTDLVMDEQNAPISVQRPMGSTRSASRSRIRSCPSSRISTPATTW; encoded by the coding sequence ATGAAACGCGACTGGAATACCCGTACGGCCCTGCTCCTGATCGGCCTGATCCTGGTGGCGGTCAATCTGGTCGGCATGAACCTGTTCGGCCGGCTCGACCTCACCGACGACCGGGTCTACTCGTTGTCCGACGCCTCGATCGACATCGTCGAATCCCTGCCCGACCCGATCACGATCAAGGCGTTTTTCACCGACAACCTGCCGGCGCCCTATAGCGACAACCGCCGCTTCCTCAAGGATAAGCTCGACGACTACCGGGCCTACGGCGGCGCCAACGTACAATACGCGTTCGTCGATCCCGTGGACGATGAGGAGCTGCAACAGGAAGCCGCCCGCTACCGCATCCCGCCCGTCCAGATCCAGGTCTTCGAACAGGACAACGTCCAGTTCAAGAACGCCTATATGGGCGTGGCCATCCTCTACGGCAACAAGCGGGAAGTCATCCCCGTGTTCGAGGACCGCGCCACGCTCGAATACGACATCACGAGCGCCATCCGCCGGCTCACCCGGGACGCCCTGCCCTCCATCGGATTCCTGAGCGGACACGGCGAGCCCGCGCCGGCGCAAGCGATGCCGTCGTTCTATCAGCAGCTCGGGCGAAACTACGAGCGCAAGACGATCACCGTGGTCGATTCCACCGGCCGGCTCAGCGAGGCGCCCGACGCGCTGTTTATCGTCGCGCCCCGGGATTCGCTCCCCGAAGCCCACCTGCGCGCCATCGACACCTATCTGATGGAGGGCGGCCGGCTCGCCGTGCTCCTCAACCGCGTGGATGTGATCATCCAGGCCGGCCAGGCCTTCGAACACAACACGGCGCTCGAATCCCTGCTCGCCTCCTACGGCGTGGGGCTCCACACCGACCTCGTGATGGACGAGCAGAACGCCCCCATCTCGGTGCAGCGCCCGATGGGCTCTACACGGTCAGCCAGCAGATCCCGTATCCGTTCCTGCCCGTCGTCACGAATTTCAACGCCGGCAACAACATGGTGA
- a CDS encoding SpoIIE family protein phosphatase: MSDYSILVVEDEEILRRLLEIRLSKLYTVRTAENGEDALAKVAENTPDLIISDIMMPKMDGFQLQQTLQEQQSTRAIPFIFLTAKADDNSRLKGLRMGIDDYITKPFDLDQLLSRIERLLERTRLFQTQLDARIGQDFSNKLMPKRLPEVDGYAVSYFNRPREHGGGDLFDWTEASPGVYFFTIGDVMGKGLQAKFYAFSFLSYIRGTLYAMLKTTQSPADLIRRVNQIIMEDEMMEDTFASLLLMRWEPAKNEITYTNAGHCRPVLVSPDKTEVVPYSDVILGLDKYAEFVDTTIKMPAGASIVTYTDGLLEQRLASGEMLGEEGIARLSASAMNDTDPIAGMLRRILEQSKEPTFADDILVFWLNRLVEQHA, from the coding sequence ATGAGCGATTATTCGATCCTGGTCGTTGAAGACGAAGAGATCCTGCGCAGACTCCTCGAAATTCGCCTCAGCAAGCTGTACACCGTACGCACGGCGGAGAATGGAGAAGATGCCCTGGCGAAGGTGGCTGAAAACACGCCGGACCTGATCATCTCGGACATCATGATGCCCAAGATGGACGGATTCCAGCTGCAGCAAACCCTCCAGGAGCAGCAGAGCACGCGCGCGATCCCGTTCATCTTCCTTACGGCAAAAGCCGACGACAACAGCCGGCTCAAAGGCCTGCGCATGGGGATCGACGACTATATCACGAAGCCGTTCGACCTCGACCAGCTCCTCTCCCGGATCGAGCGCCTGCTCGAACGGACGCGGCTCTTCCAGACCCAGCTCGACGCGCGCATCGGCCAGGACTTCTCCAACAAGCTGATGCCCAAGCGGCTGCCTGAAGTGGATGGCTATGCCGTCAGCTACTTCAACCGGCCCCGCGAGCACGGCGGCGGCGACCTCTTCGACTGGACGGAGGCATCCCCCGGCGTCTACTTCTTTACCATCGGCGACGTCATGGGGAAAGGGCTTCAGGCGAAATTCTACGCCTTCAGCTTCCTCAGCTATATCCGCGGCACGCTCTACGCGATGCTCAAGACGACCCAATCGCCGGCCGACCTCATCCGTCGCGTCAACCAGATCATCATGGAAGACGAGATGATGGAGGACACCTTCGCCTCGCTCCTGCTGATGCGCTGGGAGCCGGCGAAAAACGAGATTACCTACACCAATGCCGGCCACTGCCGCCCCGTCCTCGTCTCACCGGACAAGACGGAGGTGGTCCCGTACAGCGACGTCATCCTCGGGCTGGACAAATACGCGGAATTTGTCGACACCACGATCAAGATGCCCGCCGGCGCCTCGATCGTTACGTATACCGACGGCCTGCTCGAGCAACGCCTCGCCTCCGGCGAGATGCTCGGCGAGGAAGGCATCGCCCGCCTTTCCGCCAGCGCCATGAACGATACGGACCCGATCGCCGGCATGCTCCGCCGCATCCTCGAACAGAGCAAGGAGCCGACCTTCGCCGACGATATCCTCGTCTTCTGGCTCAACCGCCTCGTCGAGCAGCACGCGTGA